In Mycobacterium gallinarum, a single window of DNA contains:
- a CDS encoding alpha/beta fold hydrolase, whose product MSAVRKTIVVDGLVTGYLEAGQGDPVILLHGGEFGVNAEIAWENNVAALAHQHRVLALEMLGFGESAKVIDFNDGRGMRIRHIARFCAAVGVESAHFVGNSMGAVNLFVDATSESPVLPVRSMVTICGGGEIQRNEHSAALYDYDATPEAMRRIVEALFHDPSYVADEAYVQRRYESSIAPGAWEALAAARFRRPGLEPPPLPSSARAYDRITVPTLIIEGGGDKLLPRGWAAEIAAQIPCARSAVIPDTGHCPQIEQPAAVNDLLLAFLAEQREGAAT is encoded by the coding sequence GTGAGCGCAGTGCGGAAGACCATTGTGGTCGACGGCCTTGTCACGGGTTATCTCGAGGCAGGACAGGGCGATCCGGTCATTCTGCTGCACGGCGGTGAGTTCGGTGTCAACGCCGAGATCGCGTGGGAGAACAACGTCGCCGCGCTCGCGCACCAGCATCGCGTCCTCGCACTCGAGATGCTGGGTTTCGGTGAGTCCGCGAAGGTCATCGACTTCAACGACGGTCGTGGGATGCGAATTCGGCATATCGCGCGGTTCTGCGCGGCGGTCGGCGTGGAGTCCGCGCATTTCGTCGGGAACTCGATGGGCGCGGTCAACCTGTTCGTCGACGCGACGTCCGAGTCTCCAGTATTGCCTGTGCGCAGCATGGTGACGATCTGCGGCGGAGGCGAGATCCAGCGCAACGAGCACTCGGCCGCCCTCTACGATTATGACGCCACGCCAGAAGCCATGCGGCGCATCGTTGAAGCCCTCTTTCACGACCCCTCGTATGTGGCCGACGAGGCCTACGTACAGCGACGCTACGAGTCGAGCATCGCACCTGGTGCGTGGGAAGCATTGGCGGCGGCGAGGTTTCGCCGGCCCGGGTTGGAACCACCGCCGCTGCCGTCGAGCGCACGGGCCTACGACCGGATCACCGTGCCGACTTTGATCATCGAGGGCGGCGGCGACAAACTGCTCCCGCGTGGCTGGGCGGCCGAGATTGCCGCGCAGATCCCCTGCGCGCGTTCGGCGGTGATCCCCGATACCGGGCACTGCCCGCAGATCGAACAGCCCGCGGCGGTCAACGACCTGCTGCTGGCGTTCCTGGCCGAGCAGCGTGAAGGAGCAGCGACATGA